The sequence TATGGAGTATAGTTCTCGTGTTCCGCCCGGGTTTCGGTTCCATCCGACGGACGAGGAGCTGGTCGGATACTATCTTAGGAAGAAGGTTGCTGCACAGAAGATAGATCTTGATGTTATAAGGGATATTGATCTGTATAGGATTGAACCATGGGATCTTCAAGGTATTCACTATTCAGCAGCTATAGTACTTCAGGTTTCTTTAATTTTTCTCTTGATTCTACTTTCTTAATTAGGGTTTTTCGAAGATATATATTTTAGTTGCTTGAACTACCTAGGATCATCTTAGGTGGTCCTCGATCTTGGTAGGTTTTGAGATTGTTTTGATCAATTATCGGAGGAAAAAGAACGGATCGATCTTGGATGATTTCTGAAAAATCTATTTGTCTCACGAATATATAGATTTCTGAAAAATCTATTTAAAATCTTGATATCCAAActtctttgatatatcaattcAAATCTAGCACATCACATAAACAAGTACTAAAATACATAATGGCAAGTTAAAGAAGATTCCCTTTTGATTTGTCATTTCTATGTTCTTGATAGTCTAAGACTATATATTCCATAGCCTTGGGCTATATATATGTGTTTCAGTACTAGAGCTAGCTAATAGAAAATTGAACTCTCTGGTTGCATGTATAGCTAGCAGCTGCTTTCATTAATACTTATAATATGTTTCTATATTTTAACTGGCATATTTCTCTATATATAAATCCCATGCATGCACAGATAAATGTCGAATCGGGTATGAAGAGCAGAAGgagtggtatttcttcagtCACAAAGACAAGAAGTACCCAACTGGTACAAGAACAAACAGGGCGACGATGGCTGGGTTCTGGAAGGCCACCGGAAGAGATAAAGCAGTATACGATAAATCGAAACTTATCGGTATGAGGAAAACCCTAGTCTTCTACAAAGGAAGGGCACCAAATGGGCATAAAACCGACTGGATCATGCATGAGTACAGGCTTGAATCAGATGAAAATGGCCTTCCTCAGGCAAGTTTAATTTCTTTATTCaccatttttcttcaaatttaaaacaaacaTCCCATTCATACAGCCAAGTTTATCAAGGTAGTCTCctattcaaataaaatcattaatGTCGGGAGTTTTAATATATAGTTTAAGCTGCCGGCTTTATTCAAGTAACTTTTGATGATTACTAACCATTCATGAgtgaaaagtaaaaaaaatttaatcgtGAAAATTCAATATTTACACAAATTATTAAAAGGCGTACAACTCGTTTCCTTGTTAATTATGCATAACAAAAAGAGTTAAACAAGGcatgaaatgatttaatttctctAAGTAAAGGGCCCATTTTCCCCCATCTTTTTAATAGCTAGGCATGCACTTCCTTTGCATGTTCCATTacatgcaaatgcaatcctccTCATAATGCATGTAAAGAAAGGTGATTCTTTTTCCGTGGTCAAAAGGACCTTTAATTTTTCAGACAATGAACGAGGTACCATCTCCATTTAAACAAATTGTTTAATGATCCATACATAAGATTTTCACACTTTCTTCAACATTTTAAGGTTATGAGTGGCGAAATCCAAGGAGGGATATATATGATCATCAGTTAATTTGTTTTCTTTCGACGAAAGAAATCTCGGTTAATGTAACATTCATGGATCAagattgtaaatttttttaccTATTTTACtctaatatatttaattaaaaacaaattaattataattcttacaaagaaaaaaaattaaatatgaaagTTCTAATTCAGTTTAAACTGTGAAGTGCTCTTCTAATTATTCATGCatccatgcatcatatatacTAATCTCCATGCACATTTACAGGCATTGCCAATAAGtgatttatttctaattaatacGGAACAAGTAATCtaaaatttcaataaaacaAACATATTTTCCTAATAATCAAAATCATGCAAGCGATTCGTCGTGTTCATCGCAACAATTTTTTTGCAGGAAGAAGGATGGGTGGTTTGCCGGGCTTTCAAGAAAAGAATCATAACACAAACAAAGAGCTCCATTTCGGGGTGGGACTCAGCCTACTATTATCAACATGAACCCATTGGTGTCAGCAAAATTATGGGTTCCATGGATCAAATACCGAAACACAAACCCTCAAACCATCTAGCCGAAAACTCGGTCTGCAAACAAGAAACAGATGCTGCTGCTGAAACCCTAAATCTAGTTGAGTACTCCGATCAATTCGTGCAGCTTCCCGAGCTAGATTCTCCGCCCCTTCTACCGGTAAAAAAACCGAGCTCCGCGACAGAAAAGCCTGCTAGCAATGAGGATGACAATGATGATTACATAAAGGAATACTGTAAATCAAAGAATGTGATGGATTGGAGAGATCTTGACAGATTTGTTGCCTCTCAGCTTAGCCATGGAGATGCTGAATATGAAAGTGATCGTAGGGTTTCGAGTTTTGAGGAGTTGCTTACTTGTGGGGAAGAAGGATCAAAGTTGAACGATGCAATCTTGAGTGATTGTGATATTGGAATTTGCATATTTAATAAATGAGTTTTGTTTGTAAATCAAGATGAATTT comes from Henckelia pumila isolate YLH828 chromosome 4, ASM3356847v2, whole genome shotgun sequence and encodes:
- the LOC140865798 gene encoding NAC domain-containing protein 37-like, coding for MDSSMEYSSRVPPGFRFHPTDEELVGYYLRKKVAAQKIDLDVIRDIDLYRIEPWDLQDKCRIGYEEQKEWYFFSHKDKKYPTGTRTNRATMAGFWKATGRDKAVYDKSKLIGMRKTLVFYKGRAPNGHKTDWIMHEYRLESDENGLPQAKGWVVCRAFKKRIITQTKSSISGWDSAYYYQHEPIGVSKIMGSMDQIPKHKPSNHLAENSVCKQETDAAAETLNLVEYSDQFVQLPELDSPPLLPVKKPSSATEKPASNEDDNDDYIKEYCKSKNVMDWRDLDRFVASQLSHGDAEYESDRRVSSFEELLTCGEEGSKLNDAILSDCDIGICIFNK